Genomic DNA from Bacillus sp. SM2101:
ATATAAATACCCGTCCCAACCAATAACATCTAGCGGATGATGTTGGAAAATATGCTCAGTCATACTTCCTCTAGCTTTAGTTAATACTGAAAAAGCACCTGTTTGATCATACGTTTCTAATTGAGCTGGTCCATGTATATCCCGTTCACAAAATGGACTATGTTCAAGAAGTTGTCCGTATTCGTTACGATATCTACGTGGAGATGTAATTTGACTATTCGTTTCAACGAAGAGAAATGTTTGCATCACTTCTGTATTTGGTACAATCCGATAAATGGTACCAATTGGAATAACTATATAATCTCCTTCTTCATAATAAATACTACCGAATATTGTTTCAATTTTCCCTGAACCATAATGAATGTAAAACAGTTCATCACCATCTCCATTACGGTAATAATGCTTCATTGCTATTTTTGGCTTTACGACTCCGATAAGCAAGTCTTCATTACCTAACAAATATTCGCGACCGAATAAAGCATCACTTGTCGCATTACATTTTTCAGTTCTTAAATGCCGATGCATTAATGACGAATTTTCTTCAAATTTTATTTCAGGATTTGAAAAATGTTTCGTTTCTAAAACTTTCGTTGGCATGTTGTGATGATATAATATTGATTGTGTTCCAGAAAACCCTTTGGTGCCCATTACTTGTTCACGATATAATGTACCATCTTCTTTTTTAAATTGTATATGCCGTTTATTTGGAATTGAGCCCATTTGCCTGTAGTACACAAATATCCCCCTTTACTCTACAATTGTATTTTTTAAGATCCCTAAGCCAGTGATCTCTAGTTCAACTAAATCACCAGGCTCCAACCATCGTTGTTTTTCAGGTCCAAGCTCTAAAATA
This window encodes:
- a CDS encoding homogentisate 1,2-dioxygenase gives rise to the protein MYYRQMGSIPNKRHIQFKKEDGTLYREQVMGTKGFSGTQSILYHHNMPTKVLETKHFSNPEIKFEENSSLMHRHLRTEKCNATSDALFGREYLLGNEDLLIGVVKPKIAMKHYYRNGDGDELFYIHYGSGKIETIFGSIYYEEGDYIVIPIGTIYRIVPNTEVMQTFLFVETNSQITSPRRYRNEYGQLLEHSPFCERDIHGPAQLETYDQTGAFSVLTKARGSMTEHIFQHHPLDVIGWDGYLYPWKFSIHDFEPITGRIHQPPPVHQTFEGHNFVICSFVPRLYDYHPEAIPAPYYHSNVNSDEVIYYVDGNFMSRKGIEEGSITLHPSGIPHGPHPGKTEASIGKKETAELAVMIDTFKPLKVVSNALDIEDRAYMSSWNK